A genomic stretch from Sphingobacterium sp. ML3W includes:
- a CDS encoding BamA/TamA family outer membrane protein: protein MRGFLTLITCCCALSSYAQQVDSITTVIAPEYDRVGVIHRFWLGDSYRKLYNTPVKMRIMDLKTEKGGLHIVKLGGGMQTQSLRMADPSGREWVLRSIQKYPERSLPESLRKTFAKDIVQDQISIHHPFGALTVPPFNTALGIPHSSPELVFVGDDPGFGEYRAVFKNRPYMFEARTPFEDEKTDNSAKVIRKVLEDNDTQIDQKLTLRSRLLDFALGDWDRHEDNWRWDPEKEKGKKIYTPVPRDRDKVYYKTSGLFPTLLSYQWLKAHLQPFSPHIRNVSHWNFNARHFDHFFLTHLTEDEWIDEIKFVQKTLTDSLIHQAMLTMPDSIVKLSANELETNIRSRRDDLMESGLTYYRFLARVVDLPLSAKSEFVDIDYNKDGSVSVNIHNKKKDGTEGRKLIKRTFLPSQTEEIRIYGISGSDEYKIHGSGRSPIKLRLIGGKGEDLYRTSDKFDNGHKVYIYDSKNQQASGIQVDKNVRLKLSVDTAIHQFEYDNFVYDRKGVVVNLDYGVDRGLIFGLGYLIENQGFRKKPYAYRHQFMASYLTGRESFMFDYKGHFKKLIADQDLSIHLSSLGPRNLSNFFGYGNNTLFEKSDSRSISYYRNRFDIVSGDIFLEKYLDPKLKLFYGSSSEYYNSKEANNIGKYFEEFNTKFPSEPIYGSNFFTGITGGIDYDTRDNAANPKSGIHIHTRVGWNAEIGGDTRKYTKLHHAMSFYKTIADDYITFANRTGIDAVWGAPYFYQHAQIGGEMSLRGYNSRRFTGKTAVYNNFDMRLKLFSYSSYLVPGTVGAIGFYDVGRVWMTAESSDTWHMGYGGGIYFMPGELLTIQGVLGFSKEATLPYIRIGLSF from the coding sequence ATGAGAGGATTCCTAACATTGATTACGTGCTGCTGTGCTTTGAGCTCATATGCTCAACAAGTTGACAGCATAACAACCGTCATCGCCCCTGAGTATGACCGGGTAGGCGTGATTCATCGGTTCTGGTTGGGCGACAGCTATCGTAAATTATATAATACGCCCGTAAAAATGCGTATAATGGATCTTAAAACCGAAAAGGGCGGGCTTCATATAGTCAAACTGGGCGGGGGGATGCAAACCCAATCGCTTCGGATGGCCGATCCCTCAGGGAGAGAATGGGTGTTAAGATCCATTCAGAAATATCCGGAACGTAGTCTTCCTGAAAGTCTTCGAAAGACATTTGCAAAAGATATCGTTCAGGATCAGATTTCAATACACCATCCATTCGGTGCATTAACTGTTCCTCCGTTTAATACAGCTTTGGGTATTCCACATTCATCTCCCGAGCTTGTTTTCGTGGGTGATGATCCTGGATTCGGTGAATACCGGGCGGTCTTTAAAAATAGGCCTTATATGTTTGAGGCCCGTACACCTTTTGAAGATGAAAAAACGGACAATAGTGCAAAAGTCATTCGGAAAGTGTTAGAAGATAATGACACGCAAATTGATCAAAAACTAACTTTACGTTCAAGATTACTTGATTTTGCATTGGGAGACTGGGATCGTCATGAAGATAATTGGCGCTGGGATCCTGAAAAAGAAAAAGGTAAGAAGATTTATACGCCTGTACCGCGCGATCGGGATAAAGTGTATTATAAAACATCAGGTCTGTTTCCAACTTTACTTTCCTATCAATGGTTAAAGGCCCACTTACAACCATTTAGCCCACATATACGTAATGTGTCTCATTGGAACTTTAACGCACGCCATTTTGATCACTTTTTTCTGACCCACCTTACGGAGGACGAATGGATCGATGAAATAAAATTTGTTCAGAAAACACTTACCGATTCGCTGATTCATCAGGCTATGCTTACTATGCCTGATTCTATCGTAAAATTAAGTGCGAATGAACTGGAAACAAATATTCGATCCAGAAGGGACGATCTCATGGAGAGTGGGCTAACCTATTACCGTTTTCTTGCACGTGTTGTTGATTTACCCTTATCTGCCAAATCTGAATTCGTTGATATCGATTACAATAAAGATGGTTCGGTATCAGTCAATATACACAATAAGAAAAAGGATGGTACTGAGGGGCGAAAGCTAATAAAACGTACTTTTTTACCTAGTCAAACCGAGGAAATCAGAATCTATGGAATTTCAGGCTCGGATGAGTATAAAATCCATGGATCTGGCCGATCACCTATCAAACTTCGTTTAATCGGTGGAAAAGGTGAAGATCTATATCGTACTTCTGATAAATTTGACAATGGTCATAAGGTTTATATTTATGACTCTAAAAATCAACAGGCTTCCGGTATTCAGGTTGATAAAAATGTGCGACTAAAATTGAGCGTAGATACTGCTATTCACCAATTTGAGTACGATAATTTTGTATACGATCGTAAAGGAGTCGTGGTCAATCTAGATTATGGTGTTGACCGCGGTCTGATTTTTGGGCTAGGATACCTGATAGAAAATCAGGGGTTTAGGAAGAAACCCTATGCTTATCGGCACCAATTTATGGCCAGTTATTTAACAGGACGCGAATCATTTATGTTTGATTACAAAGGTCACTTTAAGAAATTAATTGCAGATCAGGATCTTTCTATTCATCTTTCATCACTTGGCCCTAGAAATTTGAGCAATTTTTTTGGTTATGGAAACAACACCTTGTTTGAAAAATCGGATTCAAGGAGTATTTCTTACTATCGAAATAGATTTGATATTGTAAGTGGCGACATTTTTCTCGAAAAGTATCTAGATCCTAAACTGAAATTATTTTATGGTTCATCTTCTGAGTATTACAACAGTAAAGAGGCTAATAATATTGGAAAATACTTTGAGGAGTTTAATACTAAGTTTCCTTCTGAACCTATTTATGGGAGCAATTTTTTTACAGGAATTACAGGGGGGATAGATTATGATACACGTGATAATGCTGCAAATCCAAAATCAGGTATTCATATCCATACCAGAGTAGGGTGGAATGCTGAGATTGGCGGCGATACAAGGAAATATACAAAGCTACATCACGCGATGAGTTTCTATAAAACAATTGCTGATGACTACATTACATTTGCGAATAGGACGGGGATAGATGCGGTTTGGGGAGCCCCGTATTTTTATCAGCATGCACAAATCGGTGGTGAGATGAGTCTGCGTGGATATAATTCAAGGCGTTTTACCGGGAAAACAGCTGTATATAATAATTTTGATATGCGATTGAAACTGTTCAGTTATTCATCCTATCTTGTTCCGGGAACGGTAGGAGCGATTGGTTTTTACGATGTTGGGCGGGTTTGGATGACAGCGGAAAGTTCAGATACATGGCATATGGGCTATGGCGGAGGAATTTATTTTATGCCGGGAGAGCTTCTCACGATTCAAGGGGTGCTAGGCTTTAGTAAGGAAGCAACTTTGCCTTATATTCGGATCGGTCTTTCTTTTTAA
- a CDS encoding GNAT family N-acetyltransferase, which produces MEIREARITDYKEIADLTEQLGYPNEAEKLKDLLRILLCHREYHILVGTIDDKVVGWMQLQRTMSIETGSYVEITGLVVDHVVQRKGLGKLLIQEAAQWAKNIGYFRLRVRCSILRTESHKFYEQMGFKLKKEQKVFDSML; this is translated from the coding sequence ATGGAGATAAGGGAAGCCAGGATCACTGACTATAAAGAAATTGCAGATTTGACCGAACAGTTGGGGTATCCCAATGAGGCAGAAAAGTTGAAAGACCTGTTGAGAATATTATTATGCCATCGTGAATATCATATACTTGTTGGTACGATTGATGACAAGGTTGTTGGGTGGATGCAATTACAACGGACCATGAGTATCGAGACAGGGAGCTATGTAGAAATAACAGGACTGGTCGTTGATCATGTTGTGCAGAGAAAAGGCTTGGGTAAATTACTGATACAGGAAGCTGCTCAGTGGGCAAAGAACATAGGATATTTTCGTTTGCGCGTAAGATGTAGCATCCTTCGGACAGAAAGTCACAAATTTTATGAGCAGATGGGTTTTAAACTAAAAAAGGAGCAGAAAGTTTTTGATTCCATGCTTTAA
- a CDS encoding DinB family protein, whose product MLVKTLKSLFYRDLNRLKTEIASYGQEENIWIVDHGIANSAGNLCLHLIGNLQTYIGAEIGKTGYIRNREAEFTLRDTPKSVLLDSIDNTISVVDLALDKLNQDDLAAIYPILVFEEKTTTEYLLVHLTTHLTYHLGQINYHRRLLDV is encoded by the coding sequence ATGCTTGTAAAAACATTGAAAAGTCTTTTTTATAGAGATCTGAATAGATTGAAAACAGAAATTGCATCTTATGGACAAGAGGAGAATATCTGGATTGTTGATCATGGTATTGCGAATTCAGCGGGAAATTTATGTTTACATTTAATTGGCAATTTACAGACGTATATTGGAGCGGAGATCGGAAAAACAGGCTATATTAGAAATAGGGAGGCTGAGTTTACCCTGCGGGATACTCCAAAATCAGTACTTTTAGATAGTATAGACAATACTATCAGCGTCGTTGATCTGGCTTTGGATAAGCTTAATCAGGATGACCTTGCCGCGATATACCCCATATTAGTGTTTGAGGAGAAGACAACAACGGAATATTTGTTGGTGCATTTAACCACACATTTAACCTACCATCTCGGGCAGATCAATTATCATCGTCGTCTATTGGATGTATAA
- a CDS encoding ATP-binding protein, with translation MKKNTQITNLSIESAGLPKDPKLVIAEYIWNGFDARATEVDIAIDSNELGYINSISISDNGEGIVFDTLPYSFGNFLDSVKKNSIKRSSYTRGKKGKGRFSFSLFATRAIWNTIVKEEGVLKSYHIQIDRDSKEQYDVSESILVENQQTGTRVRLEGVFGLNSSHLESQEFIDFMAQEFGWFLYLNRDLGYTIRINGVQLIYDHLIQETDLLSWTLYSPEGNSSYTFQVNYIRWNQQIGDRYYYYLRNSEKREVAKVLSSFNNNAIDFHHSVYVTSNFFDTFELEDISISTDINLFTGKDKQVVYRNLLAELRDFLDRKQKKYIRENAVAVKLSELEKKGFLPHYDQTEKDRKRKETLLALVQEIYIIDPRIFFGVKTDLIRTYLGFLDLLLQTEKSAEILPILEKAISLSDKESSRIKQILILPNNLDTAAI, from the coding sequence ATGAAAAAAAACACGCAGATAACCAACCTGAGTATAGAATCCGCTGGTTTACCTAAAGATCCAAAACTGGTCATTGCTGAATATATATGGAACGGCTTTGACGCAAGAGCTACCGAAGTCGATATTGCAATTGATAGCAACGAACTCGGTTATATAAACAGTATCAGCATCAGCGATAATGGAGAGGGAATCGTTTTCGATACACTACCCTACTCATTTGGTAATTTTCTCGATTCAGTAAAGAAAAATAGCATCAAGCGAAGCTCCTATACAAGAGGAAAGAAAGGAAAAGGTAGATTTTCCTTTTCACTATTTGCGACAAGAGCGATCTGGAATACAATTGTAAAAGAAGAAGGAGTTTTAAAATCATACCACATCCAAATTGATAGGGACAGCAAAGAACAATATGACGTTAGCGAAAGTATTCTGGTAGAAAATCAGCAAACTGGAACCCGAGTGAGATTGGAGGGGGTTTTCGGGCTAAATTCATCCCATTTGGAATCCCAAGAATTTATAGATTTCATGGCGCAGGAATTTGGTTGGTTTCTATACCTTAACCGCGATTTAGGTTATACAATACGAATTAATGGAGTACAATTGATATATGATCATCTGATTCAAGAAACGGATCTTCTATCTTGGACTTTATATAGTCCTGAAGGTAATTCCTCCTATACTTTTCAGGTCAATTACATTCGTTGGAACCAACAGATCGGAGACCGCTATTACTATTATTTGCGCAATAGCGAAAAAAGAGAAGTGGCAAAAGTACTCAGTAGCTTTAACAATAATGCAATAGATTTCCATCACTCGGTATATGTAACATCCAATTTTTTTGACACTTTTGAACTGGAAGATATCAGCATCTCCACAGACATAAATCTCTTCACTGGCAAAGACAAACAAGTTGTCTACCGTAATCTACTTGCTGAATTACGCGATTTTCTAGATCGTAAGCAGAAAAAATACATTCGTGAAAACGCTGTTGCTGTCAAACTCAGTGAATTGGAAAAGAAAGGATTTCTACCCCATTATGATCAAACAGAAAAAGACAGGAAAAGAAAAGAAACACTGCTCGCATTGGTTCAGGAAATCTATATCATAGATCCGCGCATCTTCTTTGGAGTCAAAACCGACCTGATCCGTACCTATTTAGGTTTCCTGGATCTCCTACTACAAACAGAGAAAAGTGCAGAGATCCTACCCATACTCGAAAAGGCAATTTCCTTATCTGACAAAGAGAGTAGCCGGATAAAACAGATACTAATACTTCCCAATAATCTCGATACAGCAGCCATTTAA
- a CDS encoding TetR/AcrR family transcriptional regulator yields MGSKERIQRIKDENRTNILDAALQIVKEEGWQALSMRKIADIIEYTAPMIYEYFANKDAILNELANQGYLLLAKKVRQAKSTQTDLEKQLEAMWFSYWDFAFEERELYQLMFGVGTACCGFEKTYKCAESHGRMISDVIREIMKDKNPSEDLICRKYFTYWSIIHGLISINLVNQGNGENTNQEVLKDAIYGITRSLTD; encoded by the coding sequence ATGGGTAGTAAAGAACGCATACAACGTATCAAAGATGAGAATAGAACTAATATTCTCGACGCCGCTCTTCAAATCGTGAAAGAAGAGGGATGGCAGGCATTGAGCATGCGTAAAATCGCGGATATCATTGAGTATACCGCACCCATGATTTATGAGTATTTCGCAAATAAAGATGCAATTTTAAATGAGCTCGCTAACCAAGGTTATCTCTTACTTGCCAAAAAAGTCAGACAAGCCAAATCAACTCAAACCGACTTGGAGAAACAATTGGAAGCGATGTGGTTCAGTTATTGGGATTTTGCATTCGAGGAGCGCGAATTGTACCAACTCATGTTTGGCGTTGGAACAGCCTGCTGTGGGTTTGAAAAGACTTATAAGTGTGCGGAATCTCATGGTAGAATGATCAGTGATGTGATTCGTGAGATCATGAAGGATAAAAACCCATCGGAAGATTTGATCTGTAGAAAATATTTTACATACTGGTCAATTATACATGGGCTAATATCAATCAACTTAGTTAACCAGGGTAATGGTGAAAATACCAACCAAGAGGTTCTAAAAGATGCAATCTACGGTATCACCCGCTCGCTTACTGACTAA
- a CDS encoding efflux RND transporter periplasmic adaptor subunit: MKTNVSPSLKKIYIPALNSVKRINIVKTAYVLSAIFLYSCSTGTSKPIDPPPVSLPVVAIENGNETVYQEYPATIEASANIEIRPQVEGILEQIFVDEGAKVSKGQALFKINDRPYQEQLNQAKANLLAAKAALENAELEVEKKTKLVNTKVLTDFQLKTAISARNAAKANVQLAASAVETAKINVGYTLIRASAEGYIGRLQRKQGSLVGPADPQPLTALSNVRDLHVYFSLGENDFIAFKNNTEGNNLQQKLNNLPPISLVLSDQTIYDQKGKIDMVDGQFDKNTGAITLRATFSNPEGVLRNGNTGRVRLQKKYDQALLVPQLATLEMQDKIFVYTVGKENKVVQQPITVIGKSGSNYLVSKGVSAGDRIVYKGIDLLQDGQKITPQALSKDSIN; encoded by the coding sequence ATGAAAACAAATGTATCACCAAGTCTTAAGAAGATTTACATTCCAGCACTTAACAGTGTTAAACGAATTAATATCGTAAAGACCGCATATGTGCTTAGTGCAATCTTTTTATACAGCTGTTCAACAGGAACCAGCAAACCTATTGATCCTCCTCCTGTTAGCCTACCTGTTGTTGCCATCGAAAATGGTAACGAGACAGTTTATCAGGAATATCCAGCAACAATAGAAGCTTCGGCGAATATCGAGATCAGACCTCAGGTTGAGGGGATTTTGGAGCAGATCTTTGTCGATGAGGGTGCGAAAGTCAGTAAAGGACAGGCGCTTTTTAAAATTAATGACCGGCCATATCAAGAGCAATTGAATCAGGCCAAAGCCAATTTATTAGCTGCAAAAGCTGCGTTGGAAAACGCCGAGCTGGAAGTTGAGAAAAAAACAAAATTAGTCAATACCAAAGTATTGACTGACTTTCAATTAAAGACAGCGATCAGTGCGCGTAATGCCGCTAAAGCGAATGTTCAATTGGCAGCATCTGCTGTGGAAACTGCTAAAATCAATGTAGGTTATACACTGATCCGTGCTTCGGCAGAGGGGTATATCGGGAGACTACAACGGAAACAAGGAAGTTTAGTAGGGCCAGCAGATCCGCAACCTTTAACTGCACTGTCAAATGTCAGAGATCTTCACGTCTATTTCTCATTGGGAGAAAATGATTTTATTGCTTTCAAAAATAATACGGAAGGCAATAATCTTCAACAAAAATTGAACAACCTCCCGCCGATCAGTTTAGTGCTTTCCGATCAGACAATCTATGATCAAAAAGGAAAAATAGATATGGTGGATGGTCAGTTTGACAAAAACACAGGCGCGATTACCTTACGCGCGACATTCAGTAATCCTGAAGGAGTTTTGCGTAATGGAAATACCGGCCGTGTCAGACTCCAAAAGAAATACGATCAGGCTTTATTGGTACCACAACTTGCGACACTTGAAATGCAGGACAAGATCTTTGTTTATACAGTTGGCAAGGAAAACAAAGTCGTTCAACAACCTATCACTGTCATTGGAAAAAGTGGTTCAAACTATCTCGTAAGCAAGGGTGTCAGTGCCGGAGATCGCATTGTTTACAAGGGTATTGATTTACTTCAAGATGGTCAAAAAATAACACCACAAGCTTTATCAAAAGACAGCATCAATTAA
- a CDS encoding efflux RND transporter permease subunit, translating to MLKKFIERPVLATVISILLVILGVIGILKLPLQQFPDIAPPAVQVTALYPGANAETVLRAVAPSLEESINGVENMSYMSSTASNDGSLMITVYFKLGTDPDQAAVNVQNRVAQATSQLPSEVVQAGITTAKQQNSLIMVLDLYTEDEGKYDQTFITNYAQINIIPELKRIPGVGQASVFGGSKDYSMRVWLNPNQMAAYKLTPEEVTAAIQDKNVEAAPGKFGESSREAFEFVIKYKGKLNQPSDYENIIIRSNTDGSVLKLKDVARVELGSYTYASKTRINGKAGLNIGVMQLAGSNANEIQIAIQEFMKKASLSFPKGVKYLVLYNTKDALDQSIDQVKHTLIEAFILVFLVVFLFLQDFRSTLIPAIAVPVAIVGTFFFMQLFGFSINLLTLFALVLAIGIVVDDAIVVVEAVHAKMEHNNLPPKLATTSAMSEITGAIISITLVMSAVFLPIGFMEGSTGVFYRQFAFTLAIAIVISAINALTLSPALCALFLKPTHHNHDETKKLNFKERFFTGFNVGFDRLTKNYLGSLRFLVRYKWVAFAGLGITLLLTIFMIRRTPTGFIPSEDQGFIAISFSMPAGASLDRTSEALAEAEKQLQHADFTKTLNVLAGFNILTQSTSPSAGVAFILLKPHEERGSIKDINAIMADVNQRLASIKGANFFVFTFPTVPGFSNVDGLDMVLQDRTGGQLGKFSTIGQGFIGELMKRPEIMMAFTTFKADYPQYELQVDDIKAEQLGVSTKSILQTMQAYFGSAQASDFNRFGKYYRVMVQADAKDRSEPTSMDGIFVKNRLGDMVPINTLVKLERVYGPETASRYNLFNSIGINAIPKPGYSSGDAIRAVEEVAKQHLPTGFTYEFSGMTKEEIVSGGQSTLIFILCLIFVYFLLAAQYESYIIPLAVILSIPTGIFGVFAAISLTDTANNIYVQVALVMLIGLLAKNAILIVEFAIQGRKQGLSIPSAALKAARLRLRPIIMTSLAFIVGMIPMMSAVGPSAQGNHSISIAAAGGMLSGVVLGLFIIPILFIVFQFIQEKVSGAPKEKQLENEHISLEIPVHTNN from the coding sequence ATGCTTAAGAAATTTATAGAAAGGCCTGTACTTGCCACTGTCATTTCCATATTACTTGTAATATTGGGGGTGATCGGTATCCTAAAGCTGCCCTTACAGCAGTTTCCCGATATTGCCCCACCAGCAGTACAGGTAACAGCATTATATCCTGGCGCAAATGCCGAAACGGTACTTCGTGCCGTGGCCCCCTCTTTGGAGGAATCCATCAATGGTGTCGAAAACATGAGCTATATGAGCTCTACCGCCAGTAACGACGGTTCATTGATGATTACGGTATATTTTAAACTAGGCACTGATCCGGATCAAGCTGCTGTCAATGTGCAGAATCGTGTTGCACAGGCCACCAGCCAACTTCCTTCCGAAGTTGTTCAGGCCGGAATTACAACAGCCAAGCAACAAAATAGCTTGATCATGGTATTGGATCTATATACTGAGGATGAAGGTAAATATGACCAAACGTTTATTACCAACTACGCACAGATCAATATTATTCCGGAGCTGAAACGTATCCCCGGAGTGGGACAAGCATCGGTTTTTGGCGGTAGTAAAGATTACTCCATGCGTGTATGGCTTAATCCAAACCAAATGGCTGCTTACAAACTGACTCCTGAGGAGGTAACGGCAGCTATTCAGGATAAAAACGTAGAAGCCGCTCCCGGAAAATTTGGAGAAAGTAGCCGTGAAGCTTTTGAATTTGTCATTAAGTATAAAGGTAAACTTAATCAGCCGAGCGATTATGAAAATATCATTATCCGCTCAAACACAGACGGTTCTGTATTAAAACTGAAAGATGTAGCTCGTGTTGAGTTAGGATCTTATACTTATGCCAGTAAGACCCGCATCAATGGAAAAGCTGGTCTCAACATCGGTGTAATGCAATTAGCGGGATCCAATGCAAATGAAATTCAGATTGCCATACAGGAGTTTATGAAAAAAGCTTCGTTAAGCTTTCCAAAAGGTGTAAAATATCTCGTTTTATATAACACTAAAGATGCGCTCGACCAATCCATTGATCAAGTTAAACACACGTTGATCGAAGCATTTATTCTGGTCTTTTTAGTTGTTTTCCTATTTCTTCAGGATTTTAGATCAACACTGATACCGGCCATTGCTGTACCAGTGGCAATTGTGGGAACATTTTTCTTTATGCAGCTTTTTGGCTTCTCCATCAATCTATTGACCTTATTTGCGCTTGTACTGGCAATCGGTATCGTCGTGGATGATGCGATCGTGGTGGTCGAGGCCGTACACGCCAAAATGGAGCATAATAATCTCCCACCCAAATTAGCAACGACCTCTGCCATGAGTGAGATCACGGGAGCCATTATCTCCATTACCCTTGTCATGTCTGCGGTCTTCCTCCCTATTGGTTTTATGGAAGGTTCGACAGGAGTTTTCTATCGACAATTTGCCTTTACATTGGCCATAGCAATTGTGATTTCGGCGATCAATGCACTGACATTAAGTCCGGCGCTCTGTGCCCTATTTTTAAAACCTACGCACCATAACCACGACGAGACCAAGAAACTTAATTTCAAAGAACGTTTCTTCACAGGATTCAATGTTGGTTTTGACCGCCTGACCAAAAACTATTTAGGCAGCTTACGTTTTCTGGTCCGTTACAAATGGGTAGCTTTTGCAGGCTTAGGTATCACCTTGTTGTTGACAATTTTTATGATTCGTCGTACACCAACAGGATTTATCCCTTCCGAAGACCAAGGTTTTATTGCTATATCATTTTCTATGCCAGCCGGTGCCTCTTTGGATCGGACTTCGGAAGCATTAGCTGAAGCTGAAAAGCAACTTCAACATGCTGACTTCACCAAGACACTAAACGTTTTGGCTGGTTTTAATATTTTAACGCAATCAACCAGTCCATCAGCAGGTGTAGCATTTATTTTGCTGAAACCACATGAAGAACGTGGCAGTATCAAGGACATCAACGCTATTATGGCCGATGTGAACCAACGTTTAGCAAGTATCAAGGGCGCCAACTTCTTCGTGTTTACCTTCCCTACAGTCCCTGGATTTAGTAACGTGGATGGTCTCGATATGGTTCTTCAAGATCGGACAGGTGGACAACTTGGTAAATTCAGCACAATAGGTCAAGGGTTCATAGGAGAACTCATGAAGCGTCCTGAAATCATGATGGCCTTTACAACCTTCAAAGCCGACTACCCGCAGTACGAGCTACAAGTGGATGACATCAAAGCCGAACAACTTGGTGTAAGTACCAAAAGTATCTTACAAACCATGCAAGCTTATTTTGGTAGTGCGCAGGCGTCAGATTTTAATCGATTCGGAAAGTACTATCGTGTTATGGTCCAAGCGGATGCAAAAGATCGTAGCGAACCAACTTCTATGGACGGAATCTTTGTTAAAAACAGATTAGGCGACATGGTACCGATCAATACATTGGTTAAATTAGAGCGTGTCTATGGTCCCGAAACGGCTTCACGTTACAATCTATTCAATTCGATCGGAATAAATGCAATCCCAAAACCTGGCTATAGCTCAGGAGATGCAATCCGGGCCGTGGAAGAAGTGGCCAAACAGCATTTGCCAACTGGATTCACCTATGAATTTTCGGGTATGACGAAAGAAGAAATTGTCTCCGGAGGTCAGTCTACGCTTATTTTTATTCTCTGTTTGATCTTCGTTTACTTCCTTCTCGCGGCACAATATGAGAGCTACATTATCCCATTAGCCGTTATACTCTCTATTCCAACAGGTATATTTGGTGTCTTTGCAGCAATTAGCCTCACCGATACTGCCAATAATATTTACGTTCAGGTAGCGTTAGTCATGTTGATCGGGTTACTGGCGAAGAATGCTATTTTAATTGTCGAATTTGCCATTCAAGGTCGAAAACAAGGGCTTTCGATACCAAGCGCTGCGCTTAAAGCAGCACGCTTACGTCTGAGACCTATTATCATGACATCATTGGCTTTCATTGTAGGTATGATTCCTATGATGAGCGCAGTGGGTCCCTCGGCACAAGGTAATCACTCGATCAGTATTGCAGCAGCAGGAGGAATGCTTAGTGGGGTTGTGTTAGGGCTTTTTATCATTCCCATCCTATTTATCGTATTCCAGTTTATACAAGAGAAAGTAAGTGGCGCGCCAAAAGAAAAACAACTGGAGAATGAGCACATTTCTTTGGAAATTCCTGTGCATACAAATAATTAA